From Tripterygium wilfordii isolate XIE 37 chromosome 16, ASM1340144v1, whole genome shotgun sequence, one genomic window encodes:
- the LOC119980948 gene encoding probable E3 ubiquitin-protein ligase RHC2A, with product MSSPPTTVVAAAASYWCYRCRRFVRVWSPYTVICPDCNSGFVEEIDNRPRAIQADARRRRFPAAAMYMVGNRSNLDQSPTPAVRRTRRVSGDRSLINPVIVLRGQSDGDNESRGFELYYDDGRGSGLRPLPPSMSEFLLGSGFNQFLDQLSQIEMNGIGRFEHPPASKAAIESMPTIIIDETHIATESHCAVCKEAFELESESKEMPCKHIYHTDCILPWLSLRNSCPVCRHELPVDNPSSPVSNHSGRLLGSTNEDEAVGLTIWRLPGGGYAVGRFSGARRGGERELPVVYTEMDGGLNGGGVPRRVSWGSRGSRGGRETGGFGQLVRNLFSCFGIGNGNESRRNGNGNRSSNSSLSSSSHMMIRRRNTTSIWRRGWAVDFDRGRRSRW from the coding sequence ATGTCTTCACCGCCGACTACGGTGGTGGCTGCAGCGGCGTCGTATTGGTGTTACAGGTGCAGGCGATTTGTGAGGGTATGGAGCCCCTACACCGTGATTTGCCCGGACTGCAACAGCGGATTCGTGGAGGAGATCGATAACCGGCCGCGTGCCATCCAGGCGGATGCGAGACGGAGAAGGTTTCCTGCCGCAGCTATGTACATGGTCGGGAACCGATCGAATCTGGACCAGAGCCCGACCCCTGCTGTCCGTAGGACTCGCCGTGTCTCCGGAGACCGGTCGCTGATAAATCCGGTGATCGTACTCCGTGGACAGTCCGATGGGGACAACGAGAGTCGTGGATTCGAGTTGTATTACGATGATGGGCGTGGGTCAGGGTTGAGGCCGTTGCCGCCGAGTATGTCGGAGTTTTTATTGGGATCGGGGTTTAATCAGTTCCTGGATCAACTCTCGCAGATTGAAATGAACGGAATAGGTCGCTTCGAGCATCCTCCGGCGTCGAAAGCTGCAATAGAGTCCATGCCGACCATAATTATCGACGAGACTCACATAGCAACGGAATCTCACTGTGCAGTTTGTAAGGAAGCTTTCGAATTGGAATCGGAGTCAAAGGAGATGCCATGCAAGCACATCTACCACACCGATTGCATCCTACCCTGGCTGTCCCTCCGCAATTCGTGTCCAGTTTGCCGCCACGAACTGCCGGTGGATAACCCGAGCTCGCCCGTGTCCAATCACAGCGGTCGGCTTTTGGGTTCGACCAACGAAGATGAGGCTGTGGGATTGACGATATGGAGATTACCGGGAGGAGGGTATGCAGTGGGGAGGTTTTCAGGGGCAAGAAGAGGAGGTGAGAGGGAGCTGCCTGTGGTGTACACGGAGATGGACGGTGGGCTCAACGGTGGGGGTGTGCCTAGGAGGGTCTCATGGGGTTCAAGGGGAAGTAGGGGAGGAAGAGAAACCggtgggtttggtcaattagtccgcaatttgttttcttgttttgggaTTGGTAATGGAAATGAAAGTAGGAGAAATGGAAATGGGAATAGGAGTTCAAATTCGAGCCTGAGTTCGAGCTCACATATGATGATTAGGAGGAGGAACACTACATCGATATGGAGAAGGGGTTGGGCTGTGGATTTTGATAGAGGGAGGAGGAGCAGATGGTGA
- the LOC119981336 gene encoding glycerol-3-phosphate acyltransferase 5-like has translation MEYYSTSSVVSELEGTLLKDPDPFSYFMLVAFEASGLLRFASLLILWPVIRLLDVLNMGDAGLKLMIFVSTVGVRASEIESVARAVLPKFYMDDVDMEGWRWFSGCERRLVFTKMPRIMVERFVKEHLRADEVVGSELVVNRFGFVTGFVDGDINSHISSRIAKVFVDDKPTLGLGRPSSSSSILNLSKEQLHPPFTMTTQKQQDNQILRPLPVIFHDGRLVKRPTPSTALLILLWMPLGILLAFVRIFIGLILPMSAIPYVPCIFGSKIIVKGKPPPPATNGNSGVLFVCTHRTLMDPVILSTMLQRKIPAVTYSISRLSEILSPIPTVRLTRIRHVDSEKIKCKLSKGDLVVCPEGTTCREPFLLRFSALFAELTDRIVPVAMNCRAGFFHATTARGWKGLDPIFFFMNPRPVYEVTFLNQLPVEATCSAGKSPHDVANYVQRILAATLGFECTNFTRKDKYRVLAGNDGTVSYTSFVDQVKKVVSTINKIW, from the exons ATGGAGTACTACTCAACATCATCGGTTGTTTCAGAACTTGAAGGAACTCTATTGAAAGATCCCGATCCGTTCTCTTATTTCATGTTAGTGGCGTTCGAGGCATCAGGTTTGCTTCGATTTGCCTCGTTATTGATTCTTTGGCCCGTGATTCGATTGTTAGACGTGTTAAACATGGGTGATGCTGGTCTTAAGctcatgatttttgtttctacgGTTGGTGTCCGGGCGTCGGAGATTGAATCGGTGGCTCGAGCAGTTTTGCCTAAGTTTTATATGGATGATGTTGATATGGAGGGGTGGAGATGGTTTAGTGGGTGTGAGAGAAGGTTGGTGTTTACTAAGATGCCAAGAATTATGGTGGAGAGGTTTGTGAAGGAGCATTTGAGAGCTGATGAGGTTGTTGGGAGTGAACTTGTGGTGAATCGATTTGGGTTCGTCACTGGTTTTGTTGATGGTGATATCAACTCTCATATCTCGAGTCGAATCGCCAAGGTGTTCGTTGATGACAAACCTACTTTAGGGTTGGGAAGGCCTTCTTCAAGCTCATCCATTTTAAACCTAAGCAAG GAACAATTACACCCACCATTCACGATGACCACCCAAAAGCAGCAAGACAATCAAATCCTCCGTCCACTACCGGTGATCTTCCACGACGGCCGCCTTGTCAAGCGCCCGACTCCCTCCACCGCACTCCTAATCCTTCTATGGATGCCATTAGGGATCTTACTCGCCTTTGTCCGCATATTTATCGGCCTCATACTCCCAATGTCAGCTATACCCTACGTCCCCTGTATTTTCGGAAGCAAAATCATCGTAAAAGGCAAACCACCACCGCCCGCCACCAATGGCAATAGCGGCGTCCTCTTTGTTTGCACCCACCGGACACTAATGGACCCGGTGATCTTATCCACCATGCTCCAACGCAAAATCCCAGCCGTTACATACTCCATTTCTCGATTATCCGAAATCCTATCCCCAATCCCTACCGTCCGATTGACGAGAATCCGCCACGTGGATTCAGAGAAGATCAAATGCAAGCTCTCCAAGGGTGATCTAGTTGTTTGTCCTGAGGGAACAACATGTAGAGAGCCGTTTTTGTTAAGGTTCAGTGCACTTTTCGCAGAATTAACTGACCGGATCGTTCCGGTCGCCATGAATTGTAGAGCAGGGTTTTTCCATGCAACTACGGCCAGGGGTTGGAAAGGTTTGGACCCAATCTTCTTCTTTATGAACCCTAGACCGGTCTATGAGGTCACGTTCTTGAACCAGTTGCCGGTGGAGGCGACTTGCTCAGCCGGCAAGAGTCCACATGATGTTGCAAATTATGTACAGAGAATCTTGGCCGCCACGTTAGGGTTCGAGTGCACAAACTTTACAAGAAAGGATAAGTATAGAGTGCTGGCTGGAAATGATGGAACGGTGTCGTATACTTCATTTGTTGATCAGGTTAAGAAGGTGGTGAGCACTATCAATAAGATTTGGTGA
- the LOC119980269 gene encoding uncharacterized protein LOC119980269: MGSNLEPVPITSQKHDPAWKHCQMFKNGERVQLKCIYCTKLFKGGGIHRIKEHLAGHKGNASTCLRVPPDVRLMMQQSLDGVVVKKRKKEKIEEGMNHLNPVSSEIDVFSDQCDVNTPLQMIGPPKELEPCSSLLVPFEEGMSSKIGDNRRKRGRAKKSATAVSAVNITNSIAAGAQRENSHIHMAIGRFLYDIGAPLDAVNSPYFQPMIEAIASGGLGVEAPSYHDLRGWILKNSIEEVKNDIGRYTAAWSRTGCSVLVDQWNTEMGRTILNFLASCPEGTVFLKSVDASDIVNSADALYELLKQVVEEVGVRHVLQVITNGEEEYILAGRRLNETFPGLYFAPCLARCLDLILEDFAKVDWISETIEKARSITKFVYNHSAVLNMVRRYTYGNDIVEPGVTRFATNFTTLKRLIDLKHNLQSMVTSQEWMDSPYSKKPEGLDMLDLISNQSFWSSCILITRLTYPLLRVMRMVSREKRPAMGYIYAGMYRAKETIKREFLKREDYMRYWDIIDNWWEQWRLPLHASGFYLNPKFFYSTEADMHHVITSGMLDCIERLVPDIKVQDKIMKEISSYKNSDGDFGRKMAIRARDTLPPAEWWSTYGGGCPNLARLAIRILSQTCGSLRYKRNKIPFEQIHGTRNCLERQRLSDLIFVQYNFRLRQMSHENKEQDTLDPISFDCTSLVEDWVTGKNICVEDSAESADWMALDTPSSNTTLWGQSNDEFEEIGAGFNDYEILNRVKDSEEDNVDENAVS; this comes from the exons ATGGGTTCTAATTTGGAGCCTGTACCCATAACCTCACAGAAACATGACCCAGCTTGGAAGCATTGTCAGATGTTCAAAAATGGGGAAAGGGTGCAATTGAAGTGTATATATTGTACTAAATTATTTAAGGGTGGTGGGATTCATAGGATAAAGGAACATCTTGCTGGTCATAAGGGTAATGCATCTACTTGTTTAAGAGTTCCGCCTGATGTTCGCCTTATGATGCAACAGAGTTTAGATGGGGTTGtagtgaagaagaggaagaaggaaaagattgAGGAGGGGATGAATCATTTGAATCCGGTTTCTAGTGAAATAGATGTGTTTTCTGATCAATGTGATGTTAATACTCCACTCCAGATGATTGGACCTCCGAAAGAACTTGAACCTTGTTCTAGTTTATTAGTTCCTTTTGAAGAAGGAATGAGCAGTAAAATTGGAGATAATaggagaaagagaggaagagcTAAAAAGTCTGCTACAGCTGTCAGTGCCGTGAATATTACGAATAGTATTGCAGCAGGGGCTCAAAGAGAAAACAGCCATATTCATATGGCAATAGGGAGATTCTTATATGACATTGGTGCCCCTTTAGATGCTGTAAACTCACCCTATTTCCAGCCAATGATTGAAGCAATTGCTTCAGGGGGCTTGGGGGTCGAAGCACCATCATATCATGACCTCAGGGGTTGGATATTGAAGAATTCAATTGAAGAAGTGAAGAATGATATTGGTAGGTACACAGCAGCGTGGTCAAGGACTGGTTGTTCTGTTTTGGTTGACCAGTGGAATACTGAGATGGGCAGAACAATACTGAATTTTTTGGCGTCTTGTCCTGAAGGAACAGTGTTTCTCAAGTCTGTAGATGCATCAGACATAGTAAATTCAGCGGATGCTTTGTACGAATTGCTTAAGCAAGTGGTAGAAGAAGTTGGGGTAAGACATGTGCTGCAAGTGATTACTAATGGAGAAGAGGAGTATATTCTTGCAGGAAGAAGGCTAAATGAAACTTTTCCTGGCCTCTATTTTGCTCCTTGTTTAGCTCGCTGTTTAGACTTGATACTTGAAGATTTTGCAAAAGTTGATTGGATCAGTGAAACTATAGAAAAGGCAAGATCTATTACAAAATTTGTTTACAATCATAGTGCAGTTCTGAATATGGTCAGAAGATACACTTACGGCAATGACATTGTAGAACCAGGAGTCACTCGCTTTGCTACAAACTTTACAACGTTAAAACGTCTGATTGATCTTAAACACAATTTGCAGTCCATGGTTACTTCACAAGAGTGGATGGATAGTCCATATTCAAAGAAACCTGAGGGGTTGGATATGTTAGATTTGATAAGTAATCAGTCGTTTTGGTCTTCATGCATACTAATTACCCGCTTGACATATCCTCTCTTGCGAGTTATGCGAATGGTCAGTCGTGAGAAAAGACCTGCAATGGGATATATTTATGCAGGAATGTATCGAGCAAAGGAAACAATTAAGAGAGAGTTTCTTAAGAGGGAGGATTATATGCGTTACTGGGATATTATAGATAACTGGTGGGAACAATGGCGTCTTCCACTTCATGCCTCGGGTTTTTATCTTAACCCCAAGTTCTTTTATAGCACCGAAGCAGACATGCATCATGTGATTACGTCCGGGATGCTTGATTGCATAGAGAGGTTGGTCCCTGATATAAAAGTCCAAGATAAAATTATGAAAGAGATAAGCTCGTACAAGAATTCAGATGGAGATTTCGGGAGGAAGATGGCAATTCGAGCAAGAGACACTCTGCCCCCTG CTGAATGGTGGTCAACATACGGAGGAGGCTGCCCAAACTTGGCGCGTCTGGCCATCCGTATCCTCAGTCAAACGTGTGGTTCTTTGAGATACAAGCGGAATAAAATTCCTTTTGAACAGATTCATGGCACAAGGAATTGCCTAGAGCGACAACGGCTCTCTGACCTCATATTTGTTCAATACAACTTTCGACTGAGACAAAT GTCTCATGAGAACAAAGAGCAGGATACATTGGACCCCATATCATTTGACTGCACAAGTCTTGTAGAAGACTGGGTCACAGGAAAGAATATATGCGTGGAAGACTCTGCAGAATCTGCAGATTGGATGGCACTTGATACACCTTCCTCTAACACAACGCTATGGGGACAATCAAATGATgagtttgaagaaattggtgCAG GGTTTAATGATTACGAGATCTTGAATAGAGTAAAAGATAGCGAGGAGGATAATGTTGATGAAAATGCAGTAAGTTAG